The proteins below are encoded in one region of Apium graveolens cultivar Ventura chromosome 4, ASM990537v1, whole genome shotgun sequence:
- the LOC141717830 gene encoding cholesterol 22-monohydroxylase CYP90B51 isoform X1: MSDLNFLLYLSLTILTGIVLLNLLRRKQNTLNLPPGSMGWPFVGETIGYLKPYSATTIGAFMEQHIARYGKIFKSNLFGGPTIVSADAGLNRFILQNEGKLFECSYPSSIGGILGKWSMLVLVGDMHRDMRAISLNFLSNARLKTKLLKEVEAHSLFVLNSWKHNSTFCAQDEAKRFTFNLMAKHIMSLDPGENETEKLKKEYITFMKGVVSLPLNFPGTAYRRALQSRSTILEFIENKMQERITEMEEGKVNEIDAAGDDDDLLGWVLKHSSLVKEQILDLVLSLLFAGHETSSVSIALAIYFLQTSPETVEQLREEHIEIARAKRQLGEVGLNWDDYKKMGFTQCVINETLRLGNVVRFLHRKAVKDVRYKGYDIVRGWKVLPVVSAVHLDPTLFDHPQRFNPRRWQNNGNGSTSLVGTSSTTNNNNIFMPFGGGPRLCTGSELAKLEMAVFIHHLVLKFDWELLDPSDQPSAFPFVDFPKGLRIRVQRRDTVYI, translated from the exons ATGTCTGACTTAAATTTTTTACTTTATCTTTCCCTTACAATTTTAACCGGGATTGTTTTGCTTAATCTCCTTAGAAGaaaacaaaacaccctaaatcTTCCTCCTGGCAGCATGGGATGGCCTTTTGTCGGCGAAACCATCGGTTATCTTAAACCTTACTCTGCCACCACCATTGGAGCCTTCATGGAGCAACATATAGCAAG GTATGGGAAAATTTTCAAGTCAAATTTATTTGGTGGGCCAACAATAGTGTCAGCAGATGCAGGTTTGAATAGATTCATACTACAGAATGAGGGAAAGTTGTTTGAATGCAGTTATCCAAGCAGTATTGGTGGGATTCTTGGAAAGTGGTCAATGTTGGTTTTAGTAGGAGACATGCATAGAGATATGAGAGCCATCTCCCTTAATTTCTTGAGCAATGCAAGGCTTAAAACTAAATTATTGAAGGAGGTTGAAGCTCATTCTTTGTTTGTATTAAATTCTTGGAAACACAACTCTACCTTTTGTGCTCAGGATGAAGCAAAGAGG TTTACATTTAATTTGATGGCTAAACATATTATGAGCTTGGACCCCGGGGAAAATGAAACCGAGAAGCTGAAAAAAGAATACATTACTTTCATGAAAGGAGTTGTTTCTCTCCCTCTTAATTTTCCTGGAACTGCTTACAGAAGGGCTCTGCAA TCGCGATCAACCATACTAGAGTTCATTGAGAATAAAATGCAAGAGCGGATAACTGAAATGGAGGAAGGGAAGGTAAATGAAATCGATGCGGCGGGAGATGATGATGACTTGCTTGGATGGGTTTTGAAGCACTCAAGCCTTGTTAAGGAGCAAATACTTGACTTGGTTCTGAGTTTGCTATTTGCTGGTCATGAAACTTCTTCTGTTTCCATTGCATTAGCCATCTATTTCTTGCAAACTTCTCCTGAGACTGTTGAACAATTAAGA GAGGAACACATTGAAATTGCAAGAGCAAAGAGACAATTAGGAGAGGTGGGATTAAATTGGGACGATTACAAGAAAATGGGCTTTACTCAATGT GTTATCAATGAAACACTGAGGCTGGGCAACGTAGTGAGGTTTCTGCACAGAAAAGCTGTGAAAGATGTTCGTTACAAAG GGTATGACATTGTACGTGGATGGAAAGTGCTTCCAGTGGTTTCAGCCGTGCACTTGGATCCTACACTTTTTGACCATCCTCAACGCTTCAATCCACGGAGATGGCAG AACAATGGTAACGGATCAACATCTTTGGTAGGAACAAGTTCCACAACAAACAACAACAATATCTTTATGCCATTTGGAGGAGGACCACGACTCTGTACAGGATCAGAGCTAGCCAAATTGGAGATGGCTGTATTCATCCACCATTTAGTTCTCAAATTTGATTGGGAGTTGCTTGATCCATCTGATCAACCATCCGCCTTCCCGTTTGTCGATTTCCCCAAAGGCCTACGAATCAGAGTCCAACGACGTGATACTGTATATATCTAG
- the LOC141717830 gene encoding cholesterol 22-monohydroxylase CYP90B51 isoform X2, translating into MSDLNFLLYLSLTILTGIVLLNLLRRKQNTLNLPPGSMGWPFVGETIGYLKPYSATTIGAFMEQHIARYGKIFKSNLFGGPTIVSADAGLNRFILQNEGKLFECSYPSSIGGILGKWSMLVLVGDMHRDMRAISLNFLSNARLKTKLLKEVEAHSLFVLNSWKHNSTFCAQDEAKRFTFNLMAKHIMSLDPGENETEKLKKEYITFMKGVVSLPLNFPGTAYRRALQSRSTILEFIENKMQERITEMEEGKVNEIDAAGDDDDLLGWVLKHSSLVKEQILDLVLSLLFAGHETSSVSIALAIYFLQTSPETVEQLREEHIEIARAKRQLGEVGLNWDDYKKMGFTQCVINETLRLGNVVRFLHRKAVKDVRYKGYDIVRGWKVLPVVSAVHLDPTLFDHPQRFNPRRWQSRRITFRLSTNKVSLNSTSATFSFRTKGWCLVQWSSGGELDFFK; encoded by the exons ATGTCTGACTTAAATTTTTTACTTTATCTTTCCCTTACAATTTTAACCGGGATTGTTTTGCTTAATCTCCTTAGAAGaaaacaaaacaccctaaatcTTCCTCCTGGCAGCATGGGATGGCCTTTTGTCGGCGAAACCATCGGTTATCTTAAACCTTACTCTGCCACCACCATTGGAGCCTTCATGGAGCAACATATAGCAAG GTATGGGAAAATTTTCAAGTCAAATTTATTTGGTGGGCCAACAATAGTGTCAGCAGATGCAGGTTTGAATAGATTCATACTACAGAATGAGGGAAAGTTGTTTGAATGCAGTTATCCAAGCAGTATTGGTGGGATTCTTGGAAAGTGGTCAATGTTGGTTTTAGTAGGAGACATGCATAGAGATATGAGAGCCATCTCCCTTAATTTCTTGAGCAATGCAAGGCTTAAAACTAAATTATTGAAGGAGGTTGAAGCTCATTCTTTGTTTGTATTAAATTCTTGGAAACACAACTCTACCTTTTGTGCTCAGGATGAAGCAAAGAGG TTTACATTTAATTTGATGGCTAAACATATTATGAGCTTGGACCCCGGGGAAAATGAAACCGAGAAGCTGAAAAAAGAATACATTACTTTCATGAAAGGAGTTGTTTCTCTCCCTCTTAATTTTCCTGGAACTGCTTACAGAAGGGCTCTGCAA TCGCGATCAACCATACTAGAGTTCATTGAGAATAAAATGCAAGAGCGGATAACTGAAATGGAGGAAGGGAAGGTAAATGAAATCGATGCGGCGGGAGATGATGATGACTTGCTTGGATGGGTTTTGAAGCACTCAAGCCTTGTTAAGGAGCAAATACTTGACTTGGTTCTGAGTTTGCTATTTGCTGGTCATGAAACTTCTTCTGTTTCCATTGCATTAGCCATCTATTTCTTGCAAACTTCTCCTGAGACTGTTGAACAATTAAGA GAGGAACACATTGAAATTGCAAGAGCAAAGAGACAATTAGGAGAGGTGGGATTAAATTGGGACGATTACAAGAAAATGGGCTTTACTCAATGT GTTATCAATGAAACACTGAGGCTGGGCAACGTAGTGAGGTTTCTGCACAGAAAAGCTGTGAAAGATGTTCGTTACAAAG GGTATGACATTGTACGTGGATGGAAAGTGCTTCCAGTGGTTTCAGCCGTGCACTTGGATCCTACACTTTTTGACCATCCTCAACGCTTCAATCCACGGAGATGGCAG TCTCGCCGTATCACATTTCGTTTATCAACAAACAAGGTGTCTTTGAACTCAACGTCGGCGACTTTCTCTTTTAGAACTAAAGGTTGGTGCCTGGTGCAGTGGTCAAGTGGTGGAGAACTTGATTTTTTTAAGTGA